GCCGTGCCGGACTTGCCCGGCAGCGCGCGGTCCCAGTAGTCGGGCAGCGTCAGCGGCTGCGCCGGCAGCACGGTGCCGTCGCGCAGCGTGGCGCTGCGCACGGCCTGCGCCAGCTCCACCAGCCCGTCGCTTGCCGCCGGCGCGGTACCACGGGCCGGCGACGCCAGCCACGACAGCGGCAGCAGCACGGCAAGCAGGGCAAGCACGGTCCGGGTGAGTCGCAGCCAGGCTGGCGGCATGGCGCAGGACGCTACAGGGACTTGAGCAGGCCGAGCTTGGCGGCCTCGTACACGGCTTCGCCGCGCGAGCGCACCGCCAGCTTGCCGTAGATGTTCTTGATGTGCGATTGCACGGTATGCACGCTCAGGCCGACATAGCGCGCGGTCTCGGCATAGGTGTAGCCGCGCGAGATCAGGTCGAGGATCTCGCTTTCGCGCGCGGACAGCGTGACGCCGCGCTGGGCGGCGTTGCCGCGTCCGGCGCCTTCGGCGGCCCCGGCCAACCCAGCGGCCCCGGCGGGCTCGCCGCGCAGGCGGTTGACCACCTGGCGCGCAATCAGCGGACTCATCGGCGAGCCTCCGGCGCGCAGTTCGCCGATCGAGGCGGCGATGCGGTCGGTGGTCTCGTCCTTGAGCAGGTAGCCGATGGCGCCGGCTTCGATGCTGGCCAGCACGTGCTGGTCGTCGCCGAACACCGTGACCACCATGCATTCGCACTCGGGATAGCGTTCGCGCGCCTGGCGTATCACGGCGATGCCGCTGCCGTCCGGCAGGCCCAGGTCGCACAGCAGGACGTCGGGCTGGTGCAGCGCCAGCCAGGCAAGGGCATCGGCGACACTGCCGGCGCAGCCGGCCACGGTGCTGGCGGGCGCATGCATCTCGACGGCCTGCACCAGGCGGCTCTGCGCGGCCGGGTCATCCTCGACGATCAGGACTCTGGTTGTGCTTGTCATGCCAGTGTGGTTGCGGGGCCCTGCCGTTGCGTCGGCGCGACGGGTTGCCGGCGGATTCTGACATATCCCCCGGTGTCGCGGGCGTGGCTTGGGCTGGTTTTCAGGGTAAACACAAGCGTCGCCGCGGCCGCCCGCACCAGCCTATCCATGCGGGTGTCGCTTTTCGTCCGCTGGTCCGCGGCGCCGCCCCGTTGTGGAGAACGCGGCATTTCTCCCGGTTCCCCACCCTGCATCCCTTACAAGGTCTGCAAGGCTTGCACGGCCTGCGGCGTCACCCGGGCCGCAGCCGCGCGGCTGCCGCACGGTATGAATCTTGCCGCTCCTGATAACCCGCCACCGGAATGCGGACATTGTTGTGCTCGTCCGCGTATGGCGCCATTCACATATCAGGAAAACAGCATGAGCTACTACTACGACGAACGCCAACGCCGCCAGGCGTGGGAAGACGACGACTGGCAACCGGAATCCGAACGCGATCCCTGGCAAACGCAGCGCCGTCGCCAGCAGCTGACGCCGGGCCAGACCAGCTACGGGGGCCCGGCGCGCCAGGCCGGCAGCTACAGTGACGAGTACGGCGCCGGCAGGTATCTGCAGCGGCCGACGCCGGGTGAGTACGGCAGCCGCGGCGATTACCGGAGCGGTTACGGTAGCGATTACGGTAGCGATTACGGCAGCCGCGCCCGGCAGGACTTCCAGGGTTCTCGGCGCGACCAGGGCGATGAAGGGCGCCGGCATGAGCGTGATGCGCGCAGCCAGCGCGATCAGGACGAAGAGCGCTATCGCCGCCGTGCCGGCA
This genomic interval from Cupriavidus oxalaticus contains the following:
- a CDS encoding response regulator — protein: MTSTTRVLIVEDDPAAQSRLVQAVEMHAPASTVAGCAGSVADALAWLALHQPDVLLCDLGLPDGSGIAVIRQARERYPECECMVVTVFGDDQHVLASIEAGAIGYLLKDETTDRIAASIGELRAGGSPMSPLIARQVVNRLRGEPAGAAGLAGAAEGAGRGNAAQRGVTLSARESEILDLISRGYTYAETARYVGLSVHTVQSHIKNIYGKLAVRSRGEAVYEAAKLGLLKSL